Part of the Kiritimatiellia bacterium genome, ACGACCTGGTTCGCGAGCTGGCTCAGATGGGGATGATCACGTCGTTCTGCACTGCCGGCTACCGCTGCGGCCGGACCGGCCAGTGCATCATGGACCTGCTGCGCAGCGGCGCGGAGGGGCGGTTCTGCAAACTGAACGCGATCATCACCTACCGGGAGTGGCTGGACGATTTCGCCAGCGACGAGACCCGCGCGGTCGCCGAACCGCTGCTGCAACAGGAGGTCGAGGAGGTTCGGCGCAACATGCCGCGCTGGTTCCCGGCACTGAGCGCCGCCCTTGAGCGAACCGCGAAGGGCGAACGCGATCTCTATTTCTAGCGCGGCGGGTTGGAACCGGGGAGACGTGCCGTCCGATGAACATTCTGCAGATCGGAGGAATCGCATTGGCGGTGGTGGTGGTGGGGGTGGGCGCGGTCGCCAGCCGTACAAGCGTGCGTTCCGCCGTCGGCCCGCGCGAGCGCGCGTTCGCGCGCCGCGTGTGTCTGGCCACCTGGACCCTGATCGCCGCGTTCGTCCTGACCGCATGGTACCTGCCGCGGCCGGCGAACTGGGTGGTCTCGGCCGGGTTTGTAATCGGCATTCCGTGGGCAGTGTACCGTTGGACCACGCAGCGGCAGCTGATCCGTGAGCTGGACCTTCGCGAAACGCACGCGCGCAACCACGAAAACGCGCTCGCCTCCCGAGCCGGCAACTGAGCGCCCCGCGACGGCCTCCTCCAAAAACCGAGCGGATCGCGTCGAAGCGGACAGCCACGCTGAAATCGGGCCCGAACCACCATCGCGGACTCGTCGCCGAAGCTCGCCGTGTGTGCCGTCCGATCGACATCCGGCCCTCCGTGACGGCGTCCGTTCGCCGCAAACGAAAGCCAGCAGCGTTCAAAATCGACGGCGGACAACCCTCGCTCCGTTGTGCGGCCGGGCCCGACCGCCCCCAGCTCGGCCCAGCGCTGTCGGCACCACGTCACGTCATTGCTGAACGCCACCGGCGAGGTGTTAGCAGGACCACAAGGAACCGCAAAGGACAGCTGAGAGCCACAGAAGGAATAGACTCGCGATCCCCGGCAGCATCAAGAGCACCAGCCCAACAGCCGACCCCAGTGGACTCGTCTCTGGTGCGGCCCCCCGGCACAGTGCCCCCTCGCGCGACCACCTCCGCGCAGATCGGCACGCAGCGGCAACCGTGACGAGGCGGCGGTGTGAGCCTCTTCCGGCGGCGCGTCAATCCGTGCGCCGTAGCAGCCGGCCGGCGGTACGACCCGTGGGGCGACCCTCACACCATGTCGGGACACCGTTCACGATGACCCAATCAATGCCATCGGCCAACACATGAGGTGTGGCGAAGTCCGCGCGGTCAGCGACGCGCCGCGGATCGAACACGACAAGGTCAGCCGCGCATCCCTTCGCAATTCGCCCGCGGTCCGCAAGGCGAAAATGTTCCGCCGGTAGTGCGGTCATTTTGCGGATCGCTTCCGGCAGCGGCACGGTGCGGCCGTCGAGCGACGCTCGCAGAAAACGCGGCATCGTCCCGTAGGCGCGCGGATGGGGGTGATCGCGACTGAGCGGGCCGGTCGGAGAGCGCACGCCCGCATCCGTGCCGAGCATCACCCACGGCTGCGCGAGAATGCGCCACATGTTCGCCTCACTCATTCCGAAAAAAAACGCCTGCGTGGCCAGCTCGTCCTCCTCGATCAGCCGCAGCGCGGCGTCCGCCGGATCGGTCGCCCACGCTTCGGCGATCTCGGCGAGCGTGCGGCCAGTCAGCTCGTGCTGATGCCGTCGCTGCGTCGAGCCAATCACAATGCGCGCCCAGTCCTCTGCCGACGGCCGCTCCTCCATCAGCTCCGCGCGAATGCGGGCCCGCAGCGTCGAGTCGCGTAACCGCGCAAGCACCTCCGCCCGGCTCCCCGCCGCCGCCCAGTGGGGAAGAATCACGTCCAGATCCGTCGCCGAAGCAGTGTAAGGATAGCGGTCGGCCGCCACGTCCACGCCGGCCGCGCGAGCTTTCTCGATCATCTCCAGCGCCGGCTCAATCTTCGCCCAGTTGCGGGGGCCGGACGTCTTCAGGTGGGAGATCTGCAGGCGGGCGCTGGTCGCGCGGGCAAGGTCGAGCATCTCGCGAATCGACTCGAGGAGCTCGTCGCCCTCACTGCGCAAATGGACAGTGACGATCGCGCCTCGCCGCGCCGCCGCCGCAGCGACCGCGCGCAGCTCCTCCGGTGGCGCGAACATGCCCGGCGAATAGGCCAGGCCGAAACTCACCCCCGCCGCCCCTTCCTCCAGTGCGCCAGTCAGTTCCTGCAGCAGCGCCTCCCTCTCGGCGGGGTCGAGTGCGCGCGCGTCGTAACCGGCGATGCAGCCCCGCAGCGCGTTGTGGCCAACCAGCGCCAGCACGTTCACCGACGGGCGGGCGGTCTCCAGTAGCGCCAGATACTCCGCCATGCGCCGCCACGTCGCCGGCACCGGTTGCGCCTCCCAATCGGCGGGCAACCGCCGCTGCCCAAACCGCGGCGCAGCGGAGGCACCGCAGTTGCCGATCACTTCGGTCGTGATGCCTTGGGCGATCTTGCTGGTTGCGCGAGGATCGACCAGCAAATTGACGTCCGAATGGGAGTGAACGTCGATAAAACCGGGGCTGACGATGCGCCCCTCCGCGTCGATCAGCTCAGCCGCATCTGCCCGCGCGAGGTCGCCGATCTCCTCGATGCGGCCCCCTCGCACGCCGACATCCACCCGCACCGGCTCTCCGCCACTGCCGTCGCAGACGAGGCCGCCGCGAATGAGCAGGTCGAACCTCATCCGGACGCGGCGGTCGCGGGAACGGCGGCATCGCCCCCCTCCAGCAGCTGAGCCACCTCCAGCTGCACACGCTCGAGATCGTCGAGATGCAGGGGGGGATCCACGATCGTGAAGACCTCACCAGTCCGGCGGTGCTCGTAGATGCGGCGGCGACGGCCCCCTTCCATCAGCTCCACGTCGCGCTCCACCAGCACTCGCTTGCGCTCCAGCATCACCGCGAGCACGAAAATCGCGGCCAGATGTCGTTCGTCGCGCGACTCGATCAGACGCCGCAGCAGCGACTCCGCGGTCTCTCGCTGGATTGGCTCGGCCGTCGCCGGCGGTGAGCGCCAGACTGTTCGCCACGCGCTCACCCAACGGTCCGACGCAGCACCCGCACAAGCGAGGCAGAGATCCGCCCGGCGGTGGCCGGCCCCGGCGTCGAACTCGAGCCGCGAGAGGATGTTCTCTCCGTCCGCGAAGCGCCGTCCGCAGACGGCGCAGGCGGCCGCGGGGGGGCGCACGTTCCAGTCGTTGTCGCGCAGTATCCAGCCGGTCATCGAATGTGAACCGCCATGCGCATCAGTGCCGGCCCAGCATGCGCGTCGGGCCGGCGGCGCGTCAAGCGCCTTTCCGCCTCTACGGTAACGCCTCCTGCTCCTCGTCGAGAACGCCGTCCCGACGTTGTCGCGGCCGCGAGCGGATGGCCACGGACCCATAGACGCGAGCGCCGCCGGATGTTAGAGTGCTCTGGCGGCAGAGCGCGTGGAGCTGGCAGGATGAAACGCAGCAGCGCGAGCGGATTTACGCTGGTGGAGATGCTGGTGGTGATTTCGATCATCGCTGTGCTGGCCGGCATGCTGCTGCCGACGCTGTCCAACTCAATTGCGAAAGCCCGCGAAATGCACTGCGTGAACAATTGCGGTCAGCACGCAAAGGCGATGATTCAGCTCGCCGCGCAGAACAATAACCGCACGATCCAGCCCGATGCGTCCGGCCACTGGATGGCCTCGCTCGACCTCATCCTGGGCGTCGGGCAGCGGGCGGAGGTGCGGCTGTGCCCGAACGCCGTTCGCCCGAATCCGGCGCGCGGCTCGGTGGACCGGGCCTGGACGTTCAACGGCTGGGTCGGCAGCCTCGCGGTGAACACCCACGTGGCGAACCGCACACCCGGCGCAAACGACTACACGCTGATGTCCCAGACCGAGTCCCGGACGCCCGCGTTCACCGACGGCGCATGGTACGAAACCGGTCCGATCAGCGCCGTCTCCTGGCCGGCGAACCTGGATGGAGCCAGCAACTGGATCCTGAACCGCCACCGTAAGGGAATCGCGGTGAGTTTTTGCGACGGGCATGCGGAGCGCGTGGATCTGACGATGATCTGGGACCTCAAGTGGCACCGCAATTTCACGCCCGCCGGCCGACTGACCCACCCAGGCCTCGGCATCAAGTAGCGCCACTCTGCCGCGAAACGATGAGATCAACGTCCGCTTCTCTGTTCGTCCGTGTGCGCGTGCAGGGCGATGAGCCCGTCGACGTGCCCGTCGGCACGCCGGTCGGCGAGCTGTGTGCCCGACACCGGCCGCCGGACGATCTGGACTGGCTCGGGGCCCTAGTGAACAACGAGGTCGTGACCCTTTCCTATCCGCTGGAGGTGGACAGTGACGTCACGCTGCTGACGATGCGCGACCGGTTTGGCTGGCGCATCTATCGCAACTCGGTCGCGTTCCTGTTGGCGAAAACGGTGCGCGAGCTCTACCCCTCCGCGAAGTTCGCGGTCGAGCACTCCCTGGGTCCCGGCTTCTACTGCTCGTTCCAGGTGAACGGCACCCCTCCCTCCCCCGAGGTGATCGCCCGGTTGCGCAACCGAATGCGCGAGCTTGCCGCCATGAATCGGCCGATCGAGCGCCGCAAGATTGCGTTCGCGGAAGCCCTTCGAAGGTTCGATGCGGCCGGCCAGCAGGACAAAGCCGACCTGCTCCGCTTTCGCAATCCACCGAAGGTCGTCGTCTACGACTGCGACGGCTTCACCGACCTCGCGCACGGCGTGCTGGCCAGCCGCACGGGTGCGTTGCGGCATTTCGATCTGATTCCTCACCCGCCAGGGTTTGTGTTGTTGTTCCCGGACCGCGACAACGCCCCGGCGCTGGCACCGTTCGAACCGCAGCCGGAGCTGTTTCGCATCTTTTCGGAACACAAGGAATGGGGACGCATTCTCGGACTGCGCACGGTGGGTGATCTGAACCGGCTGATCGCCGACCGCCAGGCGGATGAGATCATTCGCATCGCGGAAGCGCTGCACGAGAAGACGATCGCCCGGCTCGCCGACCGCATCGCGGAACGCCGGCCGGTTCCGCGCTGGATTCTGATCGCCGGTCCCTCTTCCTCCGGCAAGACCACTTTCGCGAAACGGCTGGCGATTCAACTGCGGGTCAACGGGCTGCGGCCGGTGGCGATCTCGCTCGACAATTACTTCCGAAACCGGGAGCTGACGCCACGGGACGAATCGGGCCAGCCGGACTTCGAGCACATCGATGCGCTGGACCTCGAACTGTTCAACGAGCACACCGCGCGGCTGGAGGCGGGAGAAACCATCGAAATGCCGCTCTTCAATTTCAAGACCGGTCAACGCGAGCCCACGGGGCGAGCGCTCCGTCTTGAGCCGGACGAAATCGTGCTGCTGGAGGGCATTCACTGCCTGAACCCGCGGATCGGCGCGGCGATTCCGCGGGAACACGTGTTCCGCCTGTACGTGAGCGCGCTGACGCAGCTCAACCTCGATGAGAACAACCGGATTGCGACCACTGACAACCGTCTGTTGCGGCGTATTGTTCGCGACCATCAGTTCCGGGGCCATCCGGCGCTGAGAACGCTCGACCTGTGGCCGTCGGTGCGGCGCGGCGAAAAGCGGTGGATCTTTCCCTATCAGAACCAGGCGGAAGCCGCGTTCAACTCGGCGCTGGATTATGAGCTGGCGGTGCTGAAGCCGCTCGTGGAGCCCCTGCTGAACGAGGTGAAGCCCTATCACCCGCAGTACGCGGAGGCGCGCCGGTTGACCGCATTTCTGGCCAGTTTCCTGCCGTTGCCGTTCGGGCCGGTGCCGCCGACGTCGATCCTCCGCGAGTTCATCGGCCGCAGCGCGTTTCAGTACCGCTGATGCGGGCCGGCCACGTTGCGCTTGCTCGCCCCCGCCTCCCGCGTACTCTGGTCGCTGGGGTGTGCGAGCGGCACATCGCCAAACCGGGAAAGGAGCTTCCGCGGTGAGGCCGCGGCCGAGGATGGGGTGGAGGGGGCGGTGGACGGCGGTTGGCGCTGTGCTGCTGCTCCGCACGCGCGCTGCCGCGCCCCAGGACGATTACCGACAGCCCCCGCCAGAACCCTCGTCCATCGTCGAACGTGAGGTGCGGCCGCCAACCCGCCCCCTCCTTGCCCGCTCGGGTGACCCGCCGGCGATTCGCGACGCGATTCGTCTCACCGAGAACGGCAACGTGGCCGGCGCGATCGCGAAGCTGGAGGAGGAACTGCGGGCAACGCCCGAGCAGCTGCGGTTGTGGGAGGTGCTCGGGCTGCTGTACTGGCGCACCGGCGAACCCCAGCGCGCGGAAACTCTCTGGAAAACATGCCGCAGCGTCGCCAGCCATCGCCCCGAACCCAACAAGTGGCTCGCCGAGCTGGCCATCGCGATGGGGCGTCTTGCGGAGGCCGTCACTCATTACGACCGCGCGCTGCAGGTGGCGCCGGCTGATCTCGACGCGCGGTTTCAGCGCATCCGACTGCGCCGCTGGTTGGGCTGGGTGGAGGAAGCGCTCGCGGAAATCCGCGAGCTGTGCGAGCGTTACCCCGACCGCGCCGACTTCCGCCGCGAGATGGCCGCCGCGCTGTTTGCGCACCGCGACTACGCCGAGGCCGCCCGACTCTGGGCGCAGGTGCGCCAGGAGCGACCGAACGATCCGGATACGTGGATTCGTGAAGTTTGCGCCCGCATCCACGACACGGGCGACGAGTCCGCGATTGCGGAGGCTCGCGCGTTCCTGCAGGAACACCCGGATCACCTGCTGGCCACGCGCACGCTCGCGCTGGCCGCACGCCGTCGCGGCGATCTGGAGGAGGCGCTCCGTCATACCCGCCGGTTGGCGGAGATCGAAACGACACCGTACGCACGGCGGCGCTGCGCACTGCGATGCGCGGAGTATCTCTCGACGCTCGCCGCACGTGATCACAGGCCCTCACGGTACGACCAAGCGATTGCGATCCTCAACGATGCGCTCGCACGGGACGGCCCCGATCCGGACGTCGAACTGCTGATCGCAGAGACGCTCATCGAGGCGGCCCGCTATGCGGAGGCCAGCGAGGTCGCTCGACGGGTGCTGGACAAGTTCAACCCCCGGAACCTGCGAGCGCTTCGCGTGCTGTTCGAGGCCCATCTCGGCCTCGCCCAATTCGATGAGGCAAGACAATGGTGGGAACGGATCGTCGCCTTCAATCCTCGCGACCCCTACCTCGCCTACTATGAAGCGCGCCTTCACCTCGCCGCGGAGCGTCACGCGGACGCGATCACCGCGCTCGAACGGCTCGAGGAGGCGGGCCGCCGGGGTGCGGTCGCCGTGCTCCTCTACCACGGCGCTGGAGAAAGCGAATGGAGCGAAGTGCCCTCGGTGTCACAGATCACCGCACACGTCGAGGCGCTGCGCGCGGCGGGCTATCGCTTTGTCGCCGCGCATGAGATCCCCGGGCTCCTCGAGAGCGGGGGTGCCGCGTTTGTCGGCGGCCGCACACCCCGTCTGGCCTGCATCACCTGGGACGACGCGCGACGCGATGCGATTCGGCATGGCACGCCACTCTCGGCCCGGCTGGATGTCCCCATGACGATGCACGTACCCGTCGGCTTCGTGAAGGAACGTCACCCCTTTATCGCCAGTTGGCCGGCGCTGGAGCAAGCCGGGCGCGAAGGGCGCTGGCACTTTGGCAGTCACGCGCTCGACGCTCATCGCCCCGCAATCGTGAATGCGGAGGGCCAGCTGGGTCCCCCGCTTGCCAATCGTCTCTGGCTGCCGTCCCACCAGCGGCTCGAATCGGTCACGGAATTCCGCCAGCGTCTCGTTCGCGAATACCGCGAGAGTCATCAGGCACTGATCGAACATTTCCGCCGGCCGGAGGACGCCGCGGTGATCGCCTATCCCTTTGGCGACATCGGACAGCTCGGCCGCAGCAACATGGAAGAGGCGTCCGCACTGAACCTCGAGATCGCGGCCCTGTACTATCGGGTCGGCTTCATTCAGACCGCGTTCGGCCACGCCGTCGCCGGTGACCATCCCCTTCTCTACCAGCGCACCGAACCGGACTTCGGCGAGACGGGTTCCAATCTGGTGGTACGGTTGCTCACCCACCATCCCCACATGCTGGGCCGTGCGATGAAGGCGGAGGCGGCTGCGATGGCGGGACGCATGTACCTGGCACGAGACACGCTGCTGGACCTCGGGCGGGATGGCTACCCGCCCGAGCGATGGTTCGAGCTGCGGGGGCGGCTGGAACGTTACCTCGGCCATTCGCTGATCGGATGGTTGCCGGCTACGCCTCCCCCGCCCGCCCCCGTCAAGGAACCTCTGCGCCCCCCCCCGCCCTCACCCGCAAAGCCGCGCTCGTCGGAGGCGGGTCCGCTCCCCCCGACGCCACCCCTGCCGCGGCCGGCGGAAGAGGAAGGGACTGCGCCGGACAACCTCCGCTCCGAGGTGGAGCGGCTCCGTTGATGTCGCTGCCTGCGCCCAGTACCGGCGATGTTCTGCTGCGCCACACGCGACGTCGGCGGCGCCGCATGCGCCCGCTGCCGGCGGTTCTGGCCGCCACGTTCGCGAACGGCGCGCTCGCCGCCTCCGCCATCCATCACGGATCGCAGCTCTTCTTAGGCACGCTTCGGATCCGGCCGCTCGCACAAACGCTGTTGCTGCTCTGGACGGTTGTGGTGAACCTCCTGGCGCTGGGCAGCGCACCGGTGCGCCATGGAGCCGTCCGGCTCAACACACTCACGATCCTGTTCGAACTGATGGAACTGGGCCGGATCTCGCGCATGATCGACGCCACGCCGGCCATTCGCGCCGAGTGGCCGCTTCTGCTCGCGCCACCGCTGGTTGCCATGCTTGGAGCGGCGCTCAGTTCCATCGTCATTCCTCGGCTGCCCGAACCCTCCGTGCGCGCACGGTCAGCGCCGGTCCGCCGAAGGGCATCGCACAGCGTCACTCCGCGCCGGCCGTGATGTCGGCGAAGCGCCGGGCGGGAAACTGGCCGCCGCGCTCCGCGTAGTCCTGCGCCAGTCGGCACAACACCACATCCCTCGCGAGGCGCGCACCGCCGGTGAGGTGTTCGATCAGCATCCGGGCAAGATCGTCGCGGGGAATACCGTGGCAGCGGCCAAACCGCCGATGCAACCGTTCGGAGAATTCGAAAAACTCGCGAAACGGCGACGCTCCCCCCTCCCACAGCAGCGGCAGCGTCCGCCGGAAGCGTCCACGGTTGTAGCAGAGCTCCCAGAAGCGCGCGAACCTACGCATCGCCATCAGATGCGGCGCCGGCCAGCTCGGCGTCTCAATCACGGTGTATGGGGGGGTGGTCTCAAAGCGCATCGCATGAAACGCCGGATCCCGCGCGAGCGGCGTTCCTCGCAGCCGCTTCAGCAAGTTGATCTGCAGCTCGTCCGGTCCCAGCGCCACGAGACGGTCGAAACTCTCCGCGAACGATTGGGGTGTTTCGCCCGGCAATCCCACGATCAGGTCCGCATGCACCACCGCCCCCGTGTGATGCATCGCCGCCACCGCTTCCCCCAGCCGCTCTGCCGGTTGCCGGCCGACACCGCGCGCGACGGCCGCCGTCAACGTCTGAACTCCCACTTCGACCCGCAGCGCGCCTCGGCGAAACGATGCCATCGCGGCATACAGCTCGGGCCCCGGCGGCTCCGGGGTCATTTCCACCTGCACCGACCCGTCTGCCGGTAGTGCGCTCGCCAACCGTCGCAGGAGCCGCGCCGCGCGCTGCTCATCAGCGTTGAAGGTCCGGTCCACGATCTTCAGTCGCCGCGCTCCCCGCCGCAGCAGTTTCTCCCATGCCCGTTCCACGGCCTCCATCGGTCGCCACCGAACGCCCGGCGCAGTCGAGGACAGACAGTAGGCGCACGCGTGGGGACACCCCCGGCTGCTTTCCAGATAGACGATGCGATGCGTCAGATCGTCGGGGGTATATTCGGGTTCCGGCCCCTCGAGGCGCGCGAGGTCCGGAAGCGGGGCACGCACAAGGTGGGGCACGGGCGAGCCGCCCAGCAACGCGGCGCACACCTCCGGCAAGATGTCCTCCCCCTCGCCCGCGACGATGCAGTCCGACAGCGCGCTGAGGGGGGGAGGTAGCTCGTCGTGGCTGACCTCCGGACCGCCGAGCACCACGCGCGCCGTCGGGCACTTCTCGCGGAACCGTTGCAGAACGTCCGCTGCCCCCCCGGCGTTCCAGATGAAAACTCCAAAGGCCAGCACCGCGGGCGCGCGCGCCACCAGCGCCGCGGCGACCGCCTCGGGCGAAGCCCGTCCGTCGAACTCGACAATCTCCGCGGCATCCCGCCAACGGCCGAGGTTCGCCCGCAAACACCGCAGCGCCAGCGAGGTATGGGCGTACCCCGCGTTGATCGTGGCCAGAACAATCGACGCGCTCACGGCCCGCGATTCCGCGCGCATCTTCGCGCCAGTCCAGCACGGAAACAAGAACGGGCGCCCCTGCGGGCGCCCGTTGCATGTTCTCGAACTCTGCCGCGGCTCAGTAGTCCATGCCGCCCGAGGAGGCCGGAGCTTCTTTCTTCTCCGGAATCTCGGTCACCATGCACTCCGTCGTCAGCAGCAGACCCGCAATCGAGGCGGCATTCTGCAGTGCGGTCCGGGCAACCTTCGTCGGGTCAATGATTCCCGCCTTCACCATGTCCACGAACTCGCCCTTCGCGACGTCGTAGCCATAGGCGCCCTTGCCCTTGCGCACTTCCTCGAGCACCACCGCGCCCTCGATGCCGGCGTTCGCGACCAGCTGCCGCAACGGCGCATCGCAGGCCTTGCGGACGATCTCGACGCCGACCGCCTCATCGCCCGACAGCTTCAGCGACTCGAGCGCCGCCGCCGCGCGCACCATC contains:
- a CDS encoding type II secretion system GspH family protein encodes the protein MKRSSASGFTLVEMLVVISIIAVLAGMLLPTLSNSIAKAREMHCVNNCGQHAKAMIQLAAQNNNRTIQPDASGHWMASLDLILGVGQRAEVRLCPNAVRPNPARGSVDRAWTFNGWVGSLAVNTHVANRTPGANDYTLMSQTESRTPAFTDGAWYETGPISAVSWPANLDGASNWILNRHRKGIAVSFCDGHAERVDLTMIWDLKWHRNFTPAGRLTHPGLGIK
- a CDS encoding D-aminoacylase, whose product is MRFDLLIRGGLVCDGSGGEPVRVDVGVRGGRIEEIGDLARADAAELIDAEGRIVSPGFIDVHSHSDVNLLVDPRATSKIAQGITTEVIGNCGASAAPRFGQRRLPADWEAQPVPATWRRMAEYLALLETARPSVNVLALVGHNALRGCIAGYDARALDPAEREALLQELTGALEEGAAGVSFGLAYSPGMFAPPEELRAVAAAAARRGAIVTVHLRSEGDELLESIREMLDLARATSARLQISHLKTSGPRNWAKIEPALEMIEKARAAGVDVAADRYPYTASATDLDVILPHWAAAGSRAEVLARLRDSTLRARIRAELMEERPSAEDWARIVIGSTQRRHQHELTGRTLAEIAEAWATDPADAALRLIEEDELATQAFFFGMSEANMWRILAQPWVMLGTDAGVRSPTGPLSRDHPHPRAYGTMPRFLRASLDGRTVPLPEAIRKMTALPAEHFRLADRGRIAKGCAADLVVFDPRRVADRADFATPHVLADGIDWVIVNGVPTWCEGRPTGRTAGRLLRRTD
- a CDS encoding tetratricopeptide repeat protein → MRPRPRMGWRGRWTAVGAVLLLRTRAAAPQDDYRQPPPEPSSIVEREVRPPTRPLLARSGDPPAIRDAIRLTENGNVAGAIAKLEEELRATPEQLRLWEVLGLLYWRTGEPQRAETLWKTCRSVASHRPEPNKWLAELAIAMGRLAEAVTHYDRALQVAPADLDARFQRIRLRRWLGWVEEALAEIRELCERYPDRADFRREMAAALFAHRDYAEAARLWAQVRQERPNDPDTWIREVCARIHDTGDESAIAEARAFLQEHPDHLLATRTLALAARRRGDLEEALRHTRRLAEIETTPYARRRCALRCAEYLSTLAARDHRPSRYDQAIAILNDALARDGPDPDVELLIAETLIEAARYAEASEVARRVLDKFNPRNLRALRVLFEAHLGLAQFDEARQWWERIVAFNPRDPYLAYYEARLHLAAERHADAITALERLEEAGRRGAVAVLLYHGAGESEWSEVPSVSQITAHVEALRAAGYRFVAAHEIPGLLESGGAAFVGGRTPRLACITWDDARRDAIRHGTPLSARLDVPMTMHVPVGFVKERHPFIASWPALEQAGREGRWHFGSHALDAHRPAIVNAEGQLGPPLANRLWLPSHQRLESVTEFRQRLVREYRESHQALIEHFRRPEDAAVIAYPFGDIGQLGRSNMEEASALNLEIAALYYRVGFIQTAFGHAVAGDHPLLYQRTEPDFGETGSNLVVRLLTHHPHMLGRAMKAEAAAMAGRMYLARDTLLDLGRDGYPPERWFELRGRLERYLGHSLIGWLPATPPPPAPVKEPLRPPPPSPAKPRSSEAGPLPPTPPLPRPAEEEGTAPDNLRSEVERLR
- a CDS encoding B12-binding domain-containing radical SAM protein, yielding MSASIVLATINAGYAHTSLALRCLRANLGRWRDAAEIVEFDGRASPEAVAAALVARAPAVLAFGVFIWNAGGAADVLQRFREKCPTARVVLGGPEVSHDELPPPLSALSDCIVAGEGEDILPEVCAALLGGSPVPHLVRAPLPDLARLEGPEPEYTPDDLTHRIVYLESSRGCPHACAYCLSSTAPGVRWRPMEAVERAWEKLLRRGARRLKIVDRTFNADEQRAARLLRRLASALPADGSVQVEMTPEPPGPELYAAMASFRRGALRVEVGVQTLTAAVARGVGRQPAERLGEAVAAMHHTGAVVHADLIVGLPGETPQSFAESFDRLVALGPDELQINLLKRLRGTPLARDPAFHAMRFETTPPYTVIETPSWPAPHLMAMRRFARFWELCYNRGRFRRTLPLLWEGGASPFREFFEFSERLHRRFGRCHGIPRDDLARMLIEHLTGGARLARDVVLCRLAQDYAERGGQFPARRFADITAGAE
- a CDS encoding nucleoside kinase, whose amino-acid sequence is MRSTSASLFVRVRVQGDEPVDVPVGTPVGELCARHRPPDDLDWLGALVNNEVVTLSYPLEVDSDVTLLTMRDRFGWRIYRNSVAFLLAKTVRELYPSAKFAVEHSLGPGFYCSFQVNGTPPSPEVIARLRNRMRELAAMNRPIERRKIAFAEALRRFDAAGQQDKADLLRFRNPPKVVVYDCDGFTDLAHGVLASRTGALRHFDLIPHPPGFVLLFPDRDNAPALAPFEPQPELFRIFSEHKEWGRILGLRTVGDLNRLIADRQADEIIRIAEALHEKTIARLADRIAERRPVPRWILIAGPSSSGKTTFAKRLAIQLRVNGLRPVAISLDNYFRNRELTPRDESGQPDFEHIDALDLELFNEHTARLEAGETIEMPLFNFKTGQREPTGRALRLEPDEIVLLEGIHCLNPRIGAAIPREHVFRLYVSALTQLNLDENNRIATTDNRLLRRIVRDHQFRGHPALRTLDLWPSVRRGEKRWIFPYQNQAEAAFNSALDYELAVLKPLVEPLLNEVKPYHPQYAEARRLTAFLASFLPLPFGPVPPTSILREFIGRSAFQYR